The nucleotide sequence CTGTGTGGTTTGTGGCAGAATTCTGGGAAGCTGCTGGGGGATGTCTGACTAGCTCCGATGGAGCTCCACTGCCTCGACAAGAGGAGCGGCCAGGCAGTCCTGTGCGATGCTGTGGACTGGCAttcaggagggcttcctggtgACCAGGCAGATGCAGCCGCCGCCAGAGCTGCTCTCTGCTGCCAGAGACACTGTATGTCAACACCAAGAGCAGCTGAGACGGAAGGGTCTAAACTTAGCCCCGCTCCAGcatgcccctcctcctctctgcaagACAGTGTTATTCAGACGGACTCCTTGCCACTGGGGCCTCTCAACTCAGGGAATAACCAAGGAACAGCAGGACGGAAAGTCTGCAACTGCTGCAGCCAGGAATTAGAAACTTCTTTCACCTGTGTGGATGAGAATGTCAACCTAGAGCAAAGGAACCCGTGCTCCCCTTTGGCAAAAGGGAGCCATCACCTGGGAGACCTTGGCTGGGGAAATCCGAATGAGTGGTCTCATGAGGCTGCCATATCCTTGATATCTGAGGATGAAGATGATATAAGTTCGGAAGCCACGTCTTCAGGGAAGTCCGTAGACTATGGTTTCATCAGTGCCATCTTGTTCTTGGTCACTGGCATCTTGCTGGTGATCATCTCTTACATTGTCCCGCGGGAAGTGACGGTGGATCCCAACACTGTGGCAGCCCGGGAGATGGAACGTTTGGAGAGGGAGAGTGCGAGGCTGGGGGCGCACCTGGACCGCTGTGTGattgcaggactctgcctgctcaCCCTTGGGGGGGTCGTTTTATCCTGTTTGCTGATGATGTCCATGTGGAAAGGGGAGCTATATCGTCGCAACAGGTTTGCCTCTTCCAAAGAGTCTGCAAAACTCTACGGTTCTTTCAACTTCAGGATGAAAACCTGCACTCATGAAAACACCCTGGAACTGTCCTTGGTAGAGGAAGATGCCCTTGATGGATAGAGTTAATTCTGGTTGTGAGCCTACTGAGAGTCTGCGTTAGAATTTTATatgaaaaccaaccaaccaaccacatttcttaaaattaacagTACAGTTTCTTTGCTTGGCAAGAAAGGCTTATTTCCCAAACCAACAGCCAGTGAGTGGTTTTGTTCtggatgtattttttatttggaagaaaagcTATGTAAGATGCATAAAAACTACAACCAGCTACACCTGTTCTTCTAAAGAGCTGAGATGAATTCATCTGTAATGGCCATCAGCTTCTACTTCTATAGCAAAATATTTCTAACAACCAGTGTACAAGTGATTTCTCTTACATGCTATGGGGTATTATTCTTTGGACATTAGTACGTCCTACATACAGTAGGATCAAGTACATACATATTTTGTGAAAATGACCTTAAGCACTAATCACATAATAAGGCTTATATTTAATTCTCAAAGGTGCTTATCCATTCTCTTGctaaattctttcttcctctaatTTGGCTGAATACTAAAATATAGTGTTTTGAATTTGAATATTTTGAAGCTTGGGGatgttgattattttaaaaaatgcaagaacACATCTGTTatccttaaaattatttctgtgctCAGAAGTGGTAACTAAGTCATTAGAATAAAGTTTCCAGTAGAAGAAGAATAATGTAAATCATTATAAGACCAATCTGAATTTGACCCAGAATGGTAGTGCCAGATATTAGCCAGTGTCGCATGCCCAGTCTCTAGATGAAGTAAAAATTAGTTGATttatatacatttcattttctgtgtgtggTTTAGCCATCAGACAGTTACCCAGGCTCTAGAAGTCTTTCCTAGTTCTTACACCAGAGAGGCAAAGCATAagacatttttaatatgtttccAGACATATAAACCTCTAGGCAGGTCTAAGTCATGATTGGCTCAGACACACATCCAGGGATTGTTTTATTGTCGTTTGGAGAAATACAACGCGATACAATTGTAGCTAGACTCTTGGAGACTATGCCTAGAAGTTGGTTTGACTTCTTTAGGCTAAGCAACAAGCCATTGCCCCAGGGTGGCAGCAGTCCTTAAGCCCAtagccaaaaaattaaaaaaagagtgacagagaaaaagagtaaACACAGTGATTCAGTGGGAACTGTGTCCTCACCAAAACTTACCTCCCCCCAACAGTGGCCTAAgcatcattttttctttaatttttaaaattaaaaacaacaacaaccttttttaaaagattttatttgagagaggagtgggggagctccatcccaggctcTCAAggtccatgagatcatgacctgagccaaaggcagatgcttaactcactgagccacccaggtgtccccataagTATTATTTTGAGTTCCTCATCCATACCCTCATTAACTGTGAAATCTTGCCTCATGACATTCAAACTTGCTCCGTGAGAGGCATGATGATCAAAGTGGTCACAGATTTGTAGAACCCACACCCAGAGTTCACACTAACACCCTGTCTCTGTATAGTTATGGTTCAGAAAGGGGTCAGAAATGCATCCTTAGAAATAGGTTGCATTTTGCAATTAATCCTTGAGGTGTTTCCATCCTCCCATGGTAAGAGTTGTTTTAACTTCCATCGGGGGGTCATTCTTAAAGAATACTGGAACTTGGAATTTGGGGTGGAAGAGCAGAGAATAGGGAAGTGAGAATAcaatttctttatagattctaAAGCCTAATCCTAATGCCTAAAGTTATTGATGTTTTTGAGGATTGTGGAAAATGTGGATGACTTTGGCTGGCAGGGTGTGTGAGTCAGAATATTTATGTGAATGAGTTCTTGTGACTGTCAGAGATTCACCTGATGAGTTAGGGTCACTGTGTGTTACTAAGGGTTCAGATGAGATGCAAAAAGGTAGGATCAGAGGATAGTAAAAATAGAGAGGGCAGGCATTAggtaaaaatgagaaattttatgGATATCAGAGGAAACTAGATATAGCTCAATTTGGAAATAATTGAGAGAATATAAAGATGATATTTGTTATCTATTGCTGGTTCTTTGTGCTTTTTGAAccaagttttttgttttactgtgaTTCTCATGTCATGGTTTGTGTTGAAGCTGACTTACAGcagtagaaattttattttctgaaggtTTGTGAATTGTCAGATTCTGATCTGCATAGAGACCCACTTTACGTGAAGTCGAGGCAATAAATGAATGATATCCTTGGCTGGGCGAGTAGGTCTGAGTGTgtctttttagaaaaatacattaaaaaaaattcatgtgggcgcctgggtggttcagtgggttaaagcctctgctttcggctcaggtcatggtcccagggtcctgggatcgagtcccgcatcaggctttctgctcagcagggatcctgcttctccctctctctctgcctgcctctctgcctacttgtgatctctctctgtcaaataagtaaataaaatcttttaaaaaaaattcatgcttGTTCTTAGAAGCTAAGTGCGATCAgctgagttttgttttatttattggtaAAACATGTTTAGTTAGCTGAATTGCAGACTGATCTGAATTAATGTGCAGCCCGATTTTCAGTCATGAAGGAACACAAATTAAAGAATCAAGTGTTaggaattttttcaattctgtaAAACTGGATAAAGGAGAAAAAGCCAAAGCTTTTCATTGGGAAACATATAATGAATCTTACAGCATGACCAAATTACAAATAGTTCTGATACGATCTAAAGgatctcagtctctctctctctttgtatatatatacacatagatatatagatatagatacagatagatatacatatttagatataatggaatatctatatctatcaagATCTATCccattatatctatatatgtatccctatctatatatataaatagggaTCCCAGATAGggatacatatataaatatgccatTACATCTACATATGTATCTCAATTAGAAAAAGATATGCATGAGGAAAGACCTAACAAGTcagaatatatttctttctttctttccttaaaattttaaaattgaaatatcgTAATTAATGCTTACTTATTTAAATCTGTTCATATACAGGACACATCTGTTTATATATAAGACACAGTTCTTTTAAGGTTCTCCTTATGTGATGACAGACCACTACTCCAAGAAGAACCAATTCGGAAAATCATCAGGGTGTCTCCGTAAGTGCTGTGTTGACACAGTTCAGCTAACTGCCTTAATCAGCTTTCCTCCAGTATTCAGGTGTGTAGTTCTAGTCCATCCTATCAGTGCCTGAATTCAAAATGAGGATTACTTGAACTTAAAGTCACCCTGAACTTTAGACTCTATTGTTTCCAACCTGATAAAGAGGTTTTTGGCTCTAAATGTCTTTATTTAGAAGTACTTTGGCAAGATCAGGTGATAAATGTTATAGACATTGAACCGATGATAGCTGTGGTGTTGCTGGGCTTGGATCCTTCATGGAGATTTTGACCTTACATCTATCTCTTGAACATGGTACTGATTGTTGTTTATGAGAGTTTTCATTGCTAGACCTGGAATAGCAACTTCTTTTAGAGGTCCATGTTTAGGTCTTTTTACCAGGTTTCAAAAAACTAAAGTGAGTTACTTTCCTAATCTTAACAGAAAGCAGATCATTTGTTTCAGCAGTGTGGTTCAGAGAGGTGAGTACCAGAAAGAAAGCTTTCTCCATTACTACTGGGATCTACGTACTGCTTAGGGACAGTTGAATCCTCCTAATGACTTTAATAAACTGTCTCTTCTTAGGGCATCTTAAACTGTTTGTGGTAGAGGTGAATGTTTCTTTGCAATGATGAGTGTCCTTTCTAGCCATTTAGAACTCCTTAAGCAGACCTATATACTGGCCCCCTCATAGGGAGAATGTCTTTTCTCTAGGCTCCTCATTTCATAACTGATTCATAGTTTAGAGGAGCACAGGACTGCTTGGAACCATAAAATCCTTGGTGGCTATGGTGCTTTTATCCATATGACTACTATGGCCCCTTGGTTCTGTACTGTTAGAGACTTGCCTGGTATCAGTATCACATGCTTTGCTCTCTGCTTAATATATCTGAGTCCATCCCTCACATATTTACTTGTTTTGGGGACTCAGTTGGACCAATGGTGGCCCATGTCCTTCGAGGTGCAAGTTTAGACAAAGAGACTGCCCTACTAATAGTGCCTTCCCTTTGCCCCCTCAGTGTAAGGAGAGTGATTGAGTGAGCACTACGCCAGTTGAATATCAGGGattaggatttgaacccaagtggCTCTACTTTTTGTTACTTCTTTGTGACAGGCAGAAATTCTAGGCAAGAGCATTTGAACATTTCAGCCCTCATCTTTGATATGCGCAATGACAGGCATATGTAAAACCTTAGCTGGATTAATCATCTAGAGTTAAAGAAGAAAGTGTTCCATATACTTATTAGGAGCAGGTTTTTCAATCTGAAGGTCAGATTCCATTGCAGCAATTACTGCTACCACAAAAATGTGGTCTGACAAAAGAGATTCACAACCTTCATCAGTGGTTCACCTATTCAGCAAGATTTAATACCACCAGCTAGGTTCCACTGTGACAAAGGAATAAGGCAGATCCTTATAGTTCTCTATAATGGGGTTTGACCTTTCCCAGAATTGGGCATAAAGAATGACTACAAGGAAAAGAATTATAATAATGAACTCTCACTGGCTTTTCCCAGTATAAAGGGTTCATAAGAAAGAGAATTAACATGTCATTATCTTTCAGCTGATTTTCAGCTATATCATTTTGTGGTTCATAGTATTCTAGAATATTCTCTCCTTCCAACTTTTATGGGCAGAAGCCTTTGGAAATAATTTGCTTGATTTGTGCACTGACACTGTAAAAAtaagatgttattttaaatatgtaaaatcaatTTCAAAAATCTCTGGCGTACACTTAAGAGCATACCTGTGGTTTACATTTGTTAGTGTGTAAGTTTATGTCCACTCAAGTCTGTGTATGTATTAGGAGAATGTTTTATAATTATAGAACTGTAATATCCAAAGCTATTGTTAGAATAATTTTTCTTATAGGAAATTTGGCATGCCTTAATGTTGACTTTAAGGACAAGAAAAGTCTTTCACAGGTCATGAATGAAGAATTTAGAATCAACCTCAGAATGAGATGCCATAATTACATAGGTCTCTTTTGGCTGTTCAGCATCTCACAgatgtttgatttatttttttaactgtgcGATTTCAGGCTTATAATATTGTAGCCTATTTAGAATTAGTTTACCATGAATTATTATTTGATTTCAAGGAAATATGGAGAGTAGACAGTATTTTCTTTTGCTCCAAATTTTAATAAATCTCCtgtgttttgaaaagaaagagcCTTATTTTCTCACTGCCGTCTTCATGCTTCCTAGCCAGGCTCTGAACAAATGTTATACAAGAAAGCAAAGATTGATTATTGCTATATAGTATATTGAGAGTTTCTATTTTGTGGTCtcattgtgctttttattttatttttcttgccaaataagaaaataatttgatgtTGATTGTGTGTTTTAATATGCGAAAAGGGCAGTTATTAAGACTATGGGCTTTTTCTTAGGGCATGTGATGCCTTATATGTTAATAGCCAATGTatcatatcattttaaaataaaactatttattaaggtgtttcattgtgtttgtttttgtttatttaagtctGAATCTGTGATGCTGAtttggtcttttaaaattatacttgaaattatttgttcaaaaaaattgaaagtaataTTTACCCTGTTTCAAATACAACATTCTTCTTACCACCTTATCATTGAACAATGTAAACCATAccttattattttactttatatgaaaaagtCAAAGCTATTTGGATTTACTCAGTATTGAACTTAGAGTGCAAATTGCatgatgtggaaaaaaaatactCGAATTAGtatttattggtattttaaaaaatactcatctaaatatttagaaaacttttagatgagaaaaaaaaaatcaaattaacttATGTTCCTGCTCTTAAGCTTCTCTTGGTCTACTTTTGATCTCGATTTTCATTTGAGGGTTACATAAGTATTTATATTATTAAGTATAATTATATCCTTATTATGTGTAAGTTCTGTCAAGGTTGAGAACTGTAAAGGGACAATTTGAAGTGAGGCTCCATATATTgcccatatatatacacacacatactgttTTTGCTAGAAGACCcccccttttttgggggggttaacCACCTTCAATCATTTAGAAAAGGGGGGGTCAACCACCTTCAATCATTTAGAATGAGATACATATTGGTGCTACAATTACATTGAATATTGCTATATGACTCTTACAGTTCAGCAGGGAGGCTCTTAGAGACTCCTTCTGATGTAGGTTCCTTAAATTGTTGCTTGTTGTCaagtgggaaggaagaagggagttTGAAAAGTCTGGAACAAATTGCACCTCCTGGCGACTTGCTAGCCAGGACTAGTTCCATAGTCCCATTCAAGCCAGGAAATGCAGTTCCATCATGTGACCGGAAATGGGGAGAGTTAGGGCTGTTTGGCAGATGACACCACAATTTGTAAGGTCTTTGTGTTGTTAAAACACACTATGTatcaatgaatataaaaattcCTACATTCTCTGATCACGACTTGATccgtttatttttaatatttttgtgcagagggcaaaaataatttttctaaaaattcccaGAACCACAATTTAGTAGTGCTTTTTAAAGAGGGAAATGATCACAATTAAGATTACCTATatgattttattgtattattttatcataaaaattaaGAGATTAAAATATCAATCCCAATGCTTTCAGCTCATGAGCAGGAGGAAGCACTTTCTTGGAGTCCTTACGATATGTTATGGAATTCACTACCTTACTCACTAAGTTCTCACAACATTCCCTCAAGACAGgtattattatctgcattttaaaaaataaaaaaactgaagCTCAAGAATTTTGGATGACTAGCCAAAGTTACACAACTAACAGATAGTGAGAATAGATTGAAACCTAGGGCTTTAACTAAAAAgtcattatttatttcagattaGAGGGAATTTTGccattcttccaaaaaaaatcaatttatactagctatttcattttgtattaaTCATTTTAGAAAGTAAAGAACTGTCATGGAATTGGAAAAATAAGAAGCTTTATAAGGCACTGATACTAATATTTTGCTTTTGGATAATATAGCCATTTCTCAAAATTTAACCTATTAAACCTATCAAAACTCACTGCCATCCTACACATTGCCCCCACTAAGGTTCAGATAAGTTTATGCTGACACTTTCCTTGGAGCTGGAAAGAAAATGTTGTTATTCTTCCTACATGCATAGTAGTTCTCATGGGATTTATGTACTCCCCAGTAAGGAACTCAAAGATGGAAAGAGAGTTATAGTTGAATGCTTACTATGTGTTAGACAGTCTACTGAGTGTCTTGTTTAGTCTTCACCACACATGATATAATAAGGGCTTCCTAATCAGGGAAACAAGTGACTTGAAGTTTGAATGCTGGCTCCTCTACTCTTGTCAAGTCATCTGAGacacagtttcttcatttgtaaaataggggTAATTCTGGTTGCTTTGCAGAAGTCTAATGAAATTTAGATATGATCAATGAGATGAAGGTGGAGAGGGAATCCTGTCCAGTATTCCGTCATTAGATCCACCATTATCTGAAGCGGGCTGCTTTGTCCCAGCAGTCCCTGGGTTTTGGAAGTACCTGGGAGCTATGTTCATGTTGATGAAGTACTGATCGACAAGTAACTGAATCCGGCCATCATCATGATAAAAAAACAATCTCCTTCTCTTTCACTTCCACcacctcctcctttttcttctctccttcccttctacctcttctctcctcctttgtcATTATCAATCATCTATGTGGAAACTACATTTGGAGGtctcttatttctctcagcataggTATGTCcaacaaaaattatatttctcttcATGATATGGAAAATCAATCTGAAAACTGTCTTGTTTCATTGTAAGATACAATGGGCTAATATCTTGTACCATAATTCTCCAGACCTTGAATAGCCACAGCCCCAATCATTAGCTCCGAGATTCTGTGGCAGAAAACTCAGTCTTTTGAATAGAAGAGTTTTGCCATAGAAAAGTCcaacaaaatcattttattttggttgtatttttaaaaaaatttatttatttatttgagattttatttatttatttatttatttgagagagagagaaaaagagatcacaagtaggcagagaggcaggcagagagagaggggaaagcaggctccgatgcggggctcgatcccaggactctgagatcatgaccagagccgaaggcagaggattaatgctctgagccacccaagtgccccggctggattttttataaacattcttAGTGTTAAAACTTAAGAGATCCTCGTCAGTGAGCAGTCTGATAAAAAGGCTGTTCTTCACTGCCGTTTATCCAGACCAGAGAGTTTGTGTGCTTATGTTGAAtttatctttgcattttatttaacctTGTCCATGTTCTGCCAAAGTAGCAAAATTAACTCCTCTGGAATACAGATGACTTTAAGAACAATTGCTAAAAATTGAGCTCCTTTTGCCTTGATACTTAAATGACATAGTCAGCACTGCCCCCTGCTGCTGAGTGGCTCCGTAGCAGGGAAACCGAGGACACTGGAAAAGGCAGTGCATTAAATCGTACCTTAAACAAGGGATAAGCCCAGGGAAGAATTCTTGGGTTGCAAGCAGAATTAAAGAGGATTGGGAGAGACTGATGCTGGATCCTGAATAGTAATAGAAGAAGCTGAGGGACACCCCGAGACAGAAAGTTTCATTAATGGCAGAGCTTTACGCCAAAGATCACATTAAGGGCATAGCTATTTTGGATAATCTCAAAAGAGCCATCACTGATTTGAGACAGAGAAGCCAGAGATCAAGAAGCGAAGAAACAATGCAGGGTGGAGGCAGGAAAATGTTGACTATGTTTTGGCACGTGAAACTGATAGAAGACACACAGGAGCCCAAGTTTCTTCTGAAGGAATTTCATTGCCAATGACAGCTTTGACTTCTTGATCCTTAAAAAACACCACTTGGGCCCCCAAACTTATACTAGTAGGAAGAACACCTAAAAAGCGTGTGCAAGCCTCAAGAAGGACATACTCTGAATATCCATTTTGATTGGCCAAggagaataaaagacaaagaagaaaatttggagGCTTGAACGGGGGCCTCGGGGAGCAGTGGACAAGTAGGTATCTTCCAGAAAGCAGAACAGGGTCTTGTCCAGGAATCCACCCCAGCACAGAGGGACTACAGAATGCCTGCCTGACAGAGTTTCATAATTTCTATGAATCAGTGATGTGTTGCAGTTATTGTGTTCCTGTTCCATCATTCTTTAGTGTATAAGTGGTATAATTTGTCTTttcagtttatagttttccagatgCTAAGAAGAGACATCCATATCTTATGAAGAAGAGTATGCATGTCCTGGAGGTCTCGGATGTGGAGCTGGAGACAATATCGGGATGAATCTTTGAGTCATTGCCCTTGGGAGTTTAGTATCCTGTGTGAAAGGAGAAGGGATAGACCATGGCTGATCCACTAATGACTATGCTTGTCCCATTTCCTTTGTATACAGTTATTGCTAGAGAGCAGTGACCCAAGCGGGGGACTACACCATTGCCCATTCCCCTTCCACTTAGGTGGGGCCAAATGACTAATTTACACCAATGCAATGTAAGCAAAGTTTTACATGTCACTTCCTGGCTGAAGTAGTTTAAGAAGTTGCATATCTTTATTTACTTCCTTCCTCAGAGTTGACTTTGGGCCTTACAGAGAAAAAAGCTTTTAAGCTCAAATGGAGGGAGATAAAGGTCTATGGATGTAGGCTATAGTGAACAATAAACTGACCTGGAGGGAAGAGCCAAACAATTCACTTTGAACTATAAGATGTTCGTCATAATTTGGGGAAAAATCTCTagttccagtttctttctttcctttgcaatGACAAATCTGTTTAATTCTCAGTCAAAACACCCACAGTAATCTGTTATGGGGGAGAATCATCAGTATATCATATTAACGAGTGATTTACTAAATTTACTAAACTGATGTCTAAAGCAGTTAATGATGAAAACTAACACTGCCGAGTGCTTATAATATGCCAGGCCCCAGTTTTCACATTTGCTCATCTAATTCACACATCAATCCCATGAGGTAGGTACTCTGATTTCTGTAATGTGATTCATGAACAAAGTTAGATTTAGCATTGAAATTATTAGCTTGCCCAAAA is from Meles meles chromosome 1, mMelMel3.1 paternal haplotype, whole genome shotgun sequence and encodes:
- the TMEM74 gene encoding transmembrane protein 74; amino-acid sequence: MELHCLDKRSGQAVLCDAVDWHSGGLPGDQADAAAARAALCCQRHCMSTPRAAETEGSKLSPAPACPSSSLQDSVIQTDSLPLGPLNSGNNQGTAGRKVCNCCSQELETSFTCVDENVNLEQRNPCSPLAKGSHHLGDLGWGNPNEWSHEAAISLISEDEDDISSEATSSGKSVDYGFISAILFLVTGILLVIISYIVPREVTVDPNTVAAREMERLERESARLGAHLDRCVIAGLCLLTLGGVVLSCLLMMSMWKGELYRRNRFASSKESAKLYGSFNFRMKTCTHENTLELSLVEEDALDG